A stretch of the Corvus moneduloides isolate bCorMon1 chromosome 8, bCorMon1.pri, whole genome shotgun sequence genome encodes the following:
- the BORCS7 gene encoding BLOC-1-related complex subunit 7 isoform X1, with the protein MAAGGAADAQARFGHSVKGLLTEKVTSCGTDVIALTKQVLKGSRSAELLGQAARNMVMQEDAILHSEDSLRKMAIITTHLQYQQEAIQKNVERSSNLQDQLSHLLK; encoded by the exons ATGGCGGCAGGGGGCGCGGCGGACGCCCAGGCGCGCTTTGGGCACTCGGTGAAGGGGCTTTTGACCGAGAAGGTGACGAGCTGCGGCACCGATGTGATCGCTCTCACTAAGCAGGTGCTGAAGGGCTCCCGCAGCGCCGAG CTCCTGGGTCAAGCTGCGAGAAACATGGTGATGCAAGAAGATGCCATATTGCACTCGGAAGAT AGTTTAAGAAAAATGGCCATAATAACTACTCATCTACAGTACCA GCAAGAAGCAATTCAAAAGAA CGTGGAGCGCTCGTCAAACCTGCAGGACCAGCTGAGTCACTTGCTGAAATGA
- the AS3MT gene encoding arsenite methyltransferase isoform X1: protein MTAACPPREQGQQPSLCLCACGAGCQGPGQAGAGVRAESRPGQHRIPGQHRVSGRSEAQAGQSPPEALQLEADYYGKELQKSEDLKTNACTTSARPLPKAVRDALERVHEEVVARYYGCGLVIPECLSSCWILDLGSGSGRDCYLLSQLVGEQGHVTGIDMTEGQVEVAKKHIAYHMDKFGYRKPNVEFVHGYMEKLGDAGLADESYDIVISNCVINLAPDKSAVLREAFRVLKPGGEMYFSDIYASQRLSETVRRHRVLWGECLAGALYWRDLYSIAEEVGFSPPCLVTASPITIGNKELEGIVGDCRFVSATFRLFKVPGGTQAGPGQVIYKGRIMGHERELVFDANFTFKEGEVVDVDAEMAAILQSSRFAEEFLIRAGGANAAALQGCCRKGVKEKIRDPFQLLERLTAPGPACCPGGTCGPPGCC from the exons ATGACGGCAGCGTGCCCACCAcgggagcagggccagcagccctCGCTGTGCCTGTGCGCCTGCGGGGCTGGGTGCCAGGGGCCTGGGCAGGCGGGAGCCGGTGTCAGGGCGGAATCCAGGCCCGGGCAGCACAGGATACCGGGACAGCACAGGGTATCGGGGAGGAGCGAggcccaggctgggcagagTCCACCTGAGGcgctgcagctggaggca GATTACTATGGCAAAGAGCTGCAGAAGTCAGAGGACCTCAAAACCAATGCGTGcaccacctcagccaggccccTTCCCAAGGCAGTGAGAGATGCTCTGGAGCGTGTCCATGAGGAGGTGGTGGCCAG GTACTACGGCTGTGGTCTGGTGATCCCTGAGTGCCTGTCGTCGTGCTGGATCCTGGACctgggcagcggcagcggcaggGACTGCTACCTGCTGAGCCAGCTGGTTGGGGAGCAGGGCCACGTCACCGGGATAGATATGACCGAGGGCCAA gTTGAGGTGGCAAAGAAGCACATCGCCTACCACATGGATAAGTTTGGCTACCGGAAGCCAAACGTGGAGTTTGTCCATGGTTACATGGAGAAGCTGGGTGATGCCGGGCTGGCTGATGAGAGCTACGATATTGTCAT TTCCAACTGCGTGATCAACCTTGCCCCTGACAAGAGTGCTGTGCTGCGGGAGGCCTTCCGTGTGTTGAAG CCTGGGGGAGAGATGTACTTCAGTGACATTTACGCCAGCCAGCGCCTGAGCGAGACCGTCCGGAGGCACCGGGTGCTGTGGG GAGAATGCCTGGCAGGAGCCCTGTACTGGAGAGACCTGTACAGCATTGCTGAGGAGGTGGGGTTCAGCCCCCCATGCCTGGTCACCGCCAGCCCCATCACCATTGGCAACAAGGAGCTGGAGGGCATTGTCG GTGACTGCCGCTTTGTTTCTGCAACTTTCCGCCTGTTCAAGGTGCCGGGTGGCACCCAGGCTGGGCCAGGACAGGTCATCTACAAAGGCAGGATCATGGGGCACGAGCGAGAGCTGGTGTTTGATGCCAACTTCACCTTCAAG GAAGGAGAGGTGGTGGACGTGGATGCTGAGATGGCTGCAATCTTGCAGAGCTCCAGGTTTGCAGAGGAGTTCCTGATCCGAGCTGGCGGGGCCAATGCcgcagcactgcagggctgctgtcGCAAGGGAGTGAAG GAGAAGATCCGTgatcccttccagctgctggagcggCTGACAGCCCCAGGTCCTGCCTGCTGTCCTGGTGGCACCTGTGGTCCCCCAGGGTGCTGCTGA
- the WBP1L gene encoding WW domain binding protein 1-like isoform X3, which produces MKKWLLWGFKFLPSHVLAWRMSLQNAFPPGSQTGFWLVWTIIIILSCCCVCHHRRTKHRLQAQQRQHEINLIAYREAHNYSALPFYFRFLPNYLLPPYEEVVNRPPTPPPPYSALHQQCVPAGSSSTIPDTPRTLQPAQSSSAAPSSNNSSTDSTGAPGRGDPEPSTTVLGERALAKMQSIEPGSTSTGAELVGRAGPDKDTECKEELLKGYSSESLEQSSAIPDAKDKMPGRQRRFTGDSGIEVCVCNRGHHEDDLKEFDGLIDDALDGPLDFCDSCSGRPHGDEEEGLFSAAEEQHREHSHHHLPRQPVCVLLNTINEQDSPNSCTNNSPS; this is translated from the exons GGTTTTGGCTGGTGTGGACCATCATCATCATACTCAGCTGCTGTTGTGTTTGCCATCACCGCCGCACCAAGCACCGCCTCCAGGCCCAGCAGCGGCAGCACGAGATCAACCTGATCGCTTACCGGGAGGCCCATAACTACTCAGCCCTGCCCTTTTATTTCC GGTTTTTGCCAAACTATTTGCTACCTCCCTACGAGGAAGTGGTGAACCGACCGCCGACCCCCCCGCCCCCGTACAGTGCCTTACATCAGCAGTGCgtcccagcaggcagcagtaGCACAATCCCGGACACGCCCAGgactctgcagccagcacagagcagctctgcagcacccagcagcaaTAACAGCAGTACTGACAGCACCGGGGCGCCCGGCCGCGGGGACCCCGAGCCCTCCACCACCGTGCTGGGCGAGAGAGCCCTCGCCAAAATGCAAAGCATCGAGCCCGGCAGTACCAGCACGGGAGCCGAGCTAGTGGGGAGGGCCGGTCCCGATAAGGATACGGAGTGCAAGGAGGAACTGCTGAAAGGTTACAGCTCTGAGAGCTTAGAGCAGAGCAGCGCCATTCCCGATGCCAAGGACAAGATGCCGGGCAGGCAGCGCCGTTTCACGGGCGACTCGGGCATAGAAGTCTGCGTATGCAACCGGGGTCATCATGAGGACGACCTCAAGGAGTTTGACGGGCTCATTGATGACGCTCTGGATGGGCCCCTGGACTTCTGTGACAGCTGCAGCGGCCGTCCCCACggggatgaggaggaagggCTTTTCAGTGCCGCAGAGGAGCAGCACCGCGAACACAGCCACCACCACCTGCCCCGGCAGCCGGTGTGTGTACTCTTGAACACAATAAATGAGCAGGACTCTCCAAACTCTTGTACCAATAACTCCCCCAGCTAA
- the BORCS7 gene encoding BLOC-1-related complex subunit 7 isoform X2, translated as MAAGGAADAQARFGHSVKGLLTEKVTSCGTDVIALTKQVLKGSRSAELLGQAARNMVMQEDAILHSEDSLRKMAIITTHLQYHSSKLSRPWRWSFPAFLRLFRGGS; from the exons ATGGCGGCAGGGGGCGCGGCGGACGCCCAGGCGCGCTTTGGGCACTCGGTGAAGGGGCTTTTGACCGAGAAGGTGACGAGCTGCGGCACCGATGTGATCGCTCTCACTAAGCAGGTGCTGAAGGGCTCCCGCAGCGCCGAG CTCCTGGGTCAAGCTGCGAGAAACATGGTGATGCAAGAAGATGCCATATTGCACTCGGAAGAT AGTTTAAGAAAAATGGCCATAATAACTACTCATCTACAGTACCA ttcttcaaaGCTGAGCAGGCCCTGGAGGTGGAGTTTTCCAGCCTTCCTCAGGCTGTTTCGGGGTGGGAGCTGA
- the BORCS7 gene encoding BLOC-1-related complex subunit 7 isoform X3 has protein sequence MAAGGAADAQARFGHSVKGLLTEKVTSCGTDVIALTKQVLKGSRSAELLGQAARNMVMQEDAILHSEDSLRKMAIITTHLQYQQEAIQKK, from the exons ATGGCGGCAGGGGGCGCGGCGGACGCCCAGGCGCGCTTTGGGCACTCGGTGAAGGGGCTTTTGACCGAGAAGGTGACGAGCTGCGGCACCGATGTGATCGCTCTCACTAAGCAGGTGCTGAAGGGCTCCCGCAGCGCCGAG CTCCTGGGTCAAGCTGCGAGAAACATGGTGATGCAAGAAGATGCCATATTGCACTCGGAAGAT AGTTTAAGAAAAATGGCCATAATAACTACTCATCTACAGTACCA GCAAGAAGCAATTCAAAAGAA GTAG
- the AS3MT gene encoding arsenite methyltransferase isoform X2 gives MATPCGEQIHQDVQDYYGKELQKSEDLKTNACTTSARPLPKAVRDALERVHEEVVARYYGCGLVIPECLSSCWILDLGSGSGRDCYLLSQLVGEQGHVTGIDMTEGQVEVAKKHIAYHMDKFGYRKPNVEFVHGYMEKLGDAGLADESYDIVISNCVINLAPDKSAVLREAFRVLKPGGEMYFSDIYASQRLSETVRRHRVLWGECLAGALYWRDLYSIAEEVGFSPPCLVTASPITIGNKELEGIVGDCRFVSATFRLFKVPGGTQAGPGQVIYKGRIMGHERELVFDANFTFKEGEVVDVDAEMAAILQSSRFAEEFLIRAGGANAAALQGCCRKGVKEKIRDPFQLLERLTAPGPACCPGGTCGPPGCC, from the exons a TGGCAACTCCCTGTGGAGAGCAGATCCACCAGGATGTGCAG GATTACTATGGCAAAGAGCTGCAGAAGTCAGAGGACCTCAAAACCAATGCGTGcaccacctcagccaggccccTTCCCAAGGCAGTGAGAGATGCTCTGGAGCGTGTCCATGAGGAGGTGGTGGCCAG GTACTACGGCTGTGGTCTGGTGATCCCTGAGTGCCTGTCGTCGTGCTGGATCCTGGACctgggcagcggcagcggcaggGACTGCTACCTGCTGAGCCAGCTGGTTGGGGAGCAGGGCCACGTCACCGGGATAGATATGACCGAGGGCCAA gTTGAGGTGGCAAAGAAGCACATCGCCTACCACATGGATAAGTTTGGCTACCGGAAGCCAAACGTGGAGTTTGTCCATGGTTACATGGAGAAGCTGGGTGATGCCGGGCTGGCTGATGAGAGCTACGATATTGTCAT TTCCAACTGCGTGATCAACCTTGCCCCTGACAAGAGTGCTGTGCTGCGGGAGGCCTTCCGTGTGTTGAAG CCTGGGGGAGAGATGTACTTCAGTGACATTTACGCCAGCCAGCGCCTGAGCGAGACCGTCCGGAGGCACCGGGTGCTGTGGG GAGAATGCCTGGCAGGAGCCCTGTACTGGAGAGACCTGTACAGCATTGCTGAGGAGGTGGGGTTCAGCCCCCCATGCCTGGTCACCGCCAGCCCCATCACCATTGGCAACAAGGAGCTGGAGGGCATTGTCG GTGACTGCCGCTTTGTTTCTGCAACTTTCCGCCTGTTCAAGGTGCCGGGTGGCACCCAGGCTGGGCCAGGACAGGTCATCTACAAAGGCAGGATCATGGGGCACGAGCGAGAGCTGGTGTTTGATGCCAACTTCACCTTCAAG GAAGGAGAGGTGGTGGACGTGGATGCTGAGATGGCTGCAATCTTGCAGAGCTCCAGGTTTGCAGAGGAGTTCCTGATCCGAGCTGGCGGGGCCAATGCcgcagcactgcagggctgctgtcGCAAGGGAGTGAAG GAGAAGATCCGTgatcccttccagctgctggagcggCTGACAGCCCCAGGTCCTGCCTGCTGTCCTGGTGGCACCTGTGGTCCCCCAGGGTGCTGCTGA
- the LOC116447446 gene encoding steroid 17-alpha-hydroxylase/17,20 lyase isoform X2: MPLLGALLLALALLCTWRLARRRDSLAMATATGLGRPRSLPALPLVGSLLQLAGHPQLHLRLWRLQGHYGSLYALWMGSHYVVVVNSYRHAREVLLKKGKDFAGRPRTVTTDLLSRGGKDIAFASYGPLWKFQRKLVHTALSMFGEGSLALERIICREAASLCETLSAAQDTALDMAPELTRAVTNVVCSLCFNSSYRRGDPEFEAMLEYSQGIVDTVAKESLVDIFPWLQIFPNKDLALLKKCLHVRDQLLQQKFTEHKEAFCRDTVKDLMDALLQVRLSAENSSPPEPGLELTDDHLLMTVGDIFGAGVETTTTVLKWAVLYLLHYPEVQRKIQEEMDHKIGLVRHPHLSDRPLLPYLEATISEVLRIRPVSPLLIPHVSLADTSIGEYSIPKGARVIINLWSVHHDEKEWDKPEEFNPGRFLDERGQHIHSPSPSYLPFGAGIRVCLGKVLAKMELFLFLAWVLQRFTLECPEDQPLPSLEGKFGVVLQVQKFQVKARLREAWRAA, encoded by the exons ATGCCGCTGCTGggtgccctgctgctggccctggccctgctctgcaccTGGCGGCTGGCGCGCCGGCGGGACTCCCTGGCAATGGCCACGGCGACAGGTCTGGGGCGCCCGCGGAGCCTGCCGGCCCTGCCGCTGGTGGGgagcctgctgcagctggcCGGGCACCCCCAGCTCCACCTGCGGCTGTGGCGCCTGCAGGGGCACTACGGCAGCCTCTACGCCCTCTGGATGGGCTCCCACTACGTGGTGGTGGTGAACAGCTATCGGCACGCCAGGGAGGTGCTGCTCAAGAAGGGCAAAGACTTCGCCGGACGGCCCCGCACC GTGACCACGGACCTGCTGTCCCGGGGGGGCAAGGACATCGCCTTCGCCAGCTACGGACCCCTCTGGAAGTTCCAGCGCAAGCTGGTGCACACTGCCCTCTCGATGTTCGGGGAGGGCTCCCTCGCCCTCGAGAGGATCA TCTGCCGGGAGGCTGCATCCCTGTGTGAGACGCTCAGCGCTGCGCAGGACACGGCCCTGGACATGGCCCCCGAGCTCACACGGGCCGTCACCAACGTGGTCTGCTCCCTCTGCTTTAACTCCTCGTACCGGCGTGGGGACCCTGAGTTCGAGGCCATGCTGGAGTACAGCCAGGGAATCGTGGACACTGTGGCCAAGGAGAGCTTGGTGGACATCTTCCCCTGGCTCCAG ATATTTCCCAACAAGGACCTGGCCCTGCTGAAGAAATGCCTCCATGTCCGGgaccagctgctccagcagaaatTCACTGAACACAAG GAAGCTTTCTGCAGAGACACCGTGAAGGACCTCATGGATGCCCTCCTGCAAGTGAGGCTCAGTGCTGAGAACAGCAGCcccccagagccagggctggagctgacTGACGACCACCTCCTCATGACAGTGGGGGACATCTTTGGGGCTGGTGTGGAGACCACCACGACTGTGCTCAAATGGGCTGTGCTCTACCTGCTCCACTACCCTGAG GTCCAGAGGAAGATCCAGGAGGAAATGGACCACAAGATCGGCCTGGTGCGTCACCCCCACCTCAGCGACCGCCCGCTGCTGCCCTACCTGGAGGCCACCATCAGTGAAGTGCTGCGCATCCGGCCCGTGTCCCCCCTGCTCATCCCACATGTGTCCCTTGCCGACACCAG CATTGGGGAATACTCCATCCCCAAGGGTGCCAGGGTCATCATCAACCTCTGGTCTGTGCACCACGACGAGAAAGAGTGGGACAAGCCTGAGGAGTTCAATCCTG GCCGCTTCCTGGATGAGCGGGGCCAGCACATCCATTCGCCCTCACCCAGCTACCTCCCCTTTGGAGCCGGGATCCGTGTCTGCCTGGGTAAAGTCCTGGCCAAGATGGAGCTCTTCCTCTTCCTGGCCTGGGTGCTGCAGAGGTTCACACTCGAGTGCCCTGAGGACCAGCCCCTGCCCTCACTGGAGGGCAAGTTTGGTGTCGTGCTGCAGGTGCAGAAGTTTCAGGTGAAGGCCAGGCTGAGGgaagcctggagagcagcctAG
- the WBP1L gene encoding WW domain binding protein 1-like isoform X1, with protein MARRLRAAMALLLLQALPEGLPAGAEPAQDKETCMGVNNQSYICETGHCCGQSQCCNYYYELWWFWLVWTIIIILSCCCVCHHRRTKHRLQAQQRQHEINLIAYREAHNYSALPFYFRFLPNYLLPPYEEVVNRPPTPPPPYSALHQQCVPAGSSSTIPDTPRTLQPAQSSSAAPSSNNSSTDSTGAPGRGDPEPSTTVLGERALAKMQSIEPGSTSTGAELVGRAGPDKDTECKEELLKGYSSESLEQSSAIPDAKDKMPGRQRRFTGDSGIEVCVCNRGHHEDDLKEFDGLIDDALDGPLDFCDSCSGRPHGDEEEGLFSAAEEQHREHSHHHLPRQPVCVLLNTINEQDSPNSCTNNSPS; from the exons GACAAGGAAACCTGCATGGGTGTCAACAATCAAAGTTACATATGTGAAACGGGCCACTGTTGTGGACAATCCCAGTGTTGCAACTACTACTATGAACTCTGGT GGTTTTGGCTGGTGTGGACCATCATCATCATACTCAGCTGCTGTTGTGTTTGCCATCACCGCCGCACCAAGCACCGCCTCCAGGCCCAGCAGCGGCAGCACGAGATCAACCTGATCGCTTACCGGGAGGCCCATAACTACTCAGCCCTGCCCTTTTATTTCC GGTTTTTGCCAAACTATTTGCTACCTCCCTACGAGGAAGTGGTGAACCGACCGCCGACCCCCCCGCCCCCGTACAGTGCCTTACATCAGCAGTGCgtcccagcaggcagcagtaGCACAATCCCGGACACGCCCAGgactctgcagccagcacagagcagctctgcagcacccagcagcaaTAACAGCAGTACTGACAGCACCGGGGCGCCCGGCCGCGGGGACCCCGAGCCCTCCACCACCGTGCTGGGCGAGAGAGCCCTCGCCAAAATGCAAAGCATCGAGCCCGGCAGTACCAGCACGGGAGCCGAGCTAGTGGGGAGGGCCGGTCCCGATAAGGATACGGAGTGCAAGGAGGAACTGCTGAAAGGTTACAGCTCTGAGAGCTTAGAGCAGAGCAGCGCCATTCCCGATGCCAAGGACAAGATGCCGGGCAGGCAGCGCCGTTTCACGGGCGACTCGGGCATAGAAGTCTGCGTATGCAACCGGGGTCATCATGAGGACGACCTCAAGGAGTTTGACGGGCTCATTGATGACGCTCTGGATGGGCCCCTGGACTTCTGTGACAGCTGCAGCGGCCGTCCCCACggggatgaggaggaagggCTTTTCAGTGCCGCAGAGGAGCAGCACCGCGAACACAGCCACCACCACCTGCCCCGGCAGCCGGTGTGTGTACTCTTGAACACAATAAATGAGCAGGACTCTCCAAACTCTTGTACCAATAACTCCCCCAGCTAA
- the WBP1L gene encoding WW domain binding protein 1-like isoform X2, which produces MPFLLGLRQDKETCMGVNNQSYICETGHCCGQSQCCNYYYELWWFWLVWTIIIILSCCCVCHHRRTKHRLQAQQRQHEINLIAYREAHNYSALPFYFRFLPNYLLPPYEEVVNRPPTPPPPYSALHQQCVPAGSSSTIPDTPRTLQPAQSSSAAPSSNNSSTDSTGAPGRGDPEPSTTVLGERALAKMQSIEPGSTSTGAELVGRAGPDKDTECKEELLKGYSSESLEQSSAIPDAKDKMPGRQRRFTGDSGIEVCVCNRGHHEDDLKEFDGLIDDALDGPLDFCDSCSGRPHGDEEEGLFSAAEEQHREHSHHHLPRQPVCVLLNTINEQDSPNSCTNNSPS; this is translated from the exons GACAAGGAAACCTGCATGGGTGTCAACAATCAAAGTTACATATGTGAAACGGGCCACTGTTGTGGACAATCCCAGTGTTGCAACTACTACTATGAACTCTGGT GGTTTTGGCTGGTGTGGACCATCATCATCATACTCAGCTGCTGTTGTGTTTGCCATCACCGCCGCACCAAGCACCGCCTCCAGGCCCAGCAGCGGCAGCACGAGATCAACCTGATCGCTTACCGGGAGGCCCATAACTACTCAGCCCTGCCCTTTTATTTCC GGTTTTTGCCAAACTATTTGCTACCTCCCTACGAGGAAGTGGTGAACCGACCGCCGACCCCCCCGCCCCCGTACAGTGCCTTACATCAGCAGTGCgtcccagcaggcagcagtaGCACAATCCCGGACACGCCCAGgactctgcagccagcacagagcagctctgcagcacccagcagcaaTAACAGCAGTACTGACAGCACCGGGGCGCCCGGCCGCGGGGACCCCGAGCCCTCCACCACCGTGCTGGGCGAGAGAGCCCTCGCCAAAATGCAAAGCATCGAGCCCGGCAGTACCAGCACGGGAGCCGAGCTAGTGGGGAGGGCCGGTCCCGATAAGGATACGGAGTGCAAGGAGGAACTGCTGAAAGGTTACAGCTCTGAGAGCTTAGAGCAGAGCAGCGCCATTCCCGATGCCAAGGACAAGATGCCGGGCAGGCAGCGCCGTTTCACGGGCGACTCGGGCATAGAAGTCTGCGTATGCAACCGGGGTCATCATGAGGACGACCTCAAGGAGTTTGACGGGCTCATTGATGACGCTCTGGATGGGCCCCTGGACTTCTGTGACAGCTGCAGCGGCCGTCCCCACggggatgaggaggaagggCTTTTCAGTGCCGCAGAGGAGCAGCACCGCGAACACAGCCACCACCACCTGCCCCGGCAGCCGGTGTGTGTACTCTTGAACACAATAAATGAGCAGGACTCTCCAAACTCTTGTACCAATAACTCCCCCAGCTAA
- the LOC116447446 gene encoding steroid 17-alpha-hydroxylase/17,20 lyase isoform X1 → MPLLGALLLALALLCTWRLARRRDSLAMATATGLGRPRSLPALPLVGSLLQLAGHPQLHLRLWRLQGHYGSLYALWMGSHYVVVVNSYRHAREVLLKKGKDFAGRPRTVSRQQVTTDLLSRGGKDIAFASYGPLWKFQRKLVHTALSMFGEGSLALERIICREAASLCETLSAAQDTALDMAPELTRAVTNVVCSLCFNSSYRRGDPEFEAMLEYSQGIVDTVAKESLVDIFPWLQIFPNKDLALLKKCLHVRDQLLQQKFTEHKEAFCRDTVKDLMDALLQVRLSAENSSPPEPGLELTDDHLLMTVGDIFGAGVETTTTVLKWAVLYLLHYPEVQRKIQEEMDHKIGLVRHPHLSDRPLLPYLEATISEVLRIRPVSPLLIPHVSLADTSIGEYSIPKGARVIINLWSVHHDEKEWDKPEEFNPGRFLDERGQHIHSPSPSYLPFGAGIRVCLGKVLAKMELFLFLAWVLQRFTLECPEDQPLPSLEGKFGVVLQVQKFQVKARLREAWRAA, encoded by the exons ATGCCGCTGCTGggtgccctgctgctggccctggccctgctctgcaccTGGCGGCTGGCGCGCCGGCGGGACTCCCTGGCAATGGCCACGGCGACAGGTCTGGGGCGCCCGCGGAGCCTGCCGGCCCTGCCGCTGGTGGGgagcctgctgcagctggcCGGGCACCCCCAGCTCCACCTGCGGCTGTGGCGCCTGCAGGGGCACTACGGCAGCCTCTACGCCCTCTGGATGGGCTCCCACTACGTGGTGGTGGTGAACAGCTATCGGCACGCCAGGGAGGTGCTGCTCAAGAAGGGCAAAGACTTCGCCGGACGGCCCCGCACCGTGAGTCGGCAGCAG GTGACCACGGACCTGCTGTCCCGGGGGGGCAAGGACATCGCCTTCGCCAGCTACGGACCCCTCTGGAAGTTCCAGCGCAAGCTGGTGCACACTGCCCTCTCGATGTTCGGGGAGGGCTCCCTCGCCCTCGAGAGGATCA TCTGCCGGGAGGCTGCATCCCTGTGTGAGACGCTCAGCGCTGCGCAGGACACGGCCCTGGACATGGCCCCCGAGCTCACACGGGCCGTCACCAACGTGGTCTGCTCCCTCTGCTTTAACTCCTCGTACCGGCGTGGGGACCCTGAGTTCGAGGCCATGCTGGAGTACAGCCAGGGAATCGTGGACACTGTGGCCAAGGAGAGCTTGGTGGACATCTTCCCCTGGCTCCAG ATATTTCCCAACAAGGACCTGGCCCTGCTGAAGAAATGCCTCCATGTCCGGgaccagctgctccagcagaaatTCACTGAACACAAG GAAGCTTTCTGCAGAGACACCGTGAAGGACCTCATGGATGCCCTCCTGCAAGTGAGGCTCAGTGCTGAGAACAGCAGCcccccagagccagggctggagctgacTGACGACCACCTCCTCATGACAGTGGGGGACATCTTTGGGGCTGGTGTGGAGACCACCACGACTGTGCTCAAATGGGCTGTGCTCTACCTGCTCCACTACCCTGAG GTCCAGAGGAAGATCCAGGAGGAAATGGACCACAAGATCGGCCTGGTGCGTCACCCCCACCTCAGCGACCGCCCGCTGCTGCCCTACCTGGAGGCCACCATCAGTGAAGTGCTGCGCATCCGGCCCGTGTCCCCCCTGCTCATCCCACATGTGTCCCTTGCCGACACCAG CATTGGGGAATACTCCATCCCCAAGGGTGCCAGGGTCATCATCAACCTCTGGTCTGTGCACCACGACGAGAAAGAGTGGGACAAGCCTGAGGAGTTCAATCCTG GCCGCTTCCTGGATGAGCGGGGCCAGCACATCCATTCGCCCTCACCCAGCTACCTCCCCTTTGGAGCCGGGATCCGTGTCTGCCTGGGTAAAGTCCTGGCCAAGATGGAGCTCTTCCTCTTCCTGGCCTGGGTGCTGCAGAGGTTCACACTCGAGTGCCCTGAGGACCAGCCCCTGCCCTCACTGGAGGGCAAGTTTGGTGTCGTGCTGCAGGTGCAGAAGTTTCAGGTGAAGGCCAGGCTGAGGgaagcctggagagcagcctAG
- the WBP1L gene encoding WW domain binding protein 1-like isoform X4 has protein sequence MGVNNQSYICETGHCCGQSQCCNYYYELWWFWLVWTIIIILSCCCVCHHRRTKHRLQAQQRQHEINLIAYREAHNYSALPFYFRFLPNYLLPPYEEVVNRPPTPPPPYSALHQQCVPAGSSSTIPDTPRTLQPAQSSSAAPSSNNSSTDSTGAPGRGDPEPSTTVLGERALAKMQSIEPGSTSTGAELVGRAGPDKDTECKEELLKGYSSESLEQSSAIPDAKDKMPGRQRRFTGDSGIEVCVCNRGHHEDDLKEFDGLIDDALDGPLDFCDSCSGRPHGDEEEGLFSAAEEQHREHSHHHLPRQPVCVLLNTINEQDSPNSCTNNSPS, from the exons ATGGGTGTCAACAATCAAAGTTACATATGTGAAACGGGCCACTGTTGTGGACAATCCCAGTGTTGCAACTACTACTATGAACTCTGGT GGTTTTGGCTGGTGTGGACCATCATCATCATACTCAGCTGCTGTTGTGTTTGCCATCACCGCCGCACCAAGCACCGCCTCCAGGCCCAGCAGCGGCAGCACGAGATCAACCTGATCGCTTACCGGGAGGCCCATAACTACTCAGCCCTGCCCTTTTATTTCC GGTTTTTGCCAAACTATTTGCTACCTCCCTACGAGGAAGTGGTGAACCGACCGCCGACCCCCCCGCCCCCGTACAGTGCCTTACATCAGCAGTGCgtcccagcaggcagcagtaGCACAATCCCGGACACGCCCAGgactctgcagccagcacagagcagctctgcagcacccagcagcaaTAACAGCAGTACTGACAGCACCGGGGCGCCCGGCCGCGGGGACCCCGAGCCCTCCACCACCGTGCTGGGCGAGAGAGCCCTCGCCAAAATGCAAAGCATCGAGCCCGGCAGTACCAGCACGGGAGCCGAGCTAGTGGGGAGGGCCGGTCCCGATAAGGATACGGAGTGCAAGGAGGAACTGCTGAAAGGTTACAGCTCTGAGAGCTTAGAGCAGAGCAGCGCCATTCCCGATGCCAAGGACAAGATGCCGGGCAGGCAGCGCCGTTTCACGGGCGACTCGGGCATAGAAGTCTGCGTATGCAACCGGGGTCATCATGAGGACGACCTCAAGGAGTTTGACGGGCTCATTGATGACGCTCTGGATGGGCCCCTGGACTTCTGTGACAGCTGCAGCGGCCGTCCCCACggggatgaggaggaagggCTTTTCAGTGCCGCAGAGGAGCAGCACCGCGAACACAGCCACCACCACCTGCCCCGGCAGCCGGTGTGTGTACTCTTGAACACAATAAATGAGCAGGACTCTCCAAACTCTTGTACCAATAACTCCCCCAGCTAA